DNA sequence from the Streptomyces sp. NBC_01497 genome:
TGCGGACGGCTTCCTCCACGGCCGGGTCGGCCAGCCGGACCGGTCCGCCGAACGAGGCGAAGACACCGCCCGGCTCCAGCAGCGCGGCCGTGCGTGACCACCGACCCTCCGGCTTCGTCCAGTGCAGTGCCGCCGCCGCGTAGACCAGCTCGTACGTCTCGCCCGGCCGTACGTCCTCGAACGTGGCCTGCACCGTCCTGACGCCTGCCGGTACGTGCTTGCGCAGTTCCGCGAGCATGGCCCCGTCCGGCTCGGTCGCGGTGACCGTCACGCCCTGTTGAGCGAACAAGCCGTCCCGGCGCCGATCTCCAGGGCGGTCCGTATCGGATGGCCCGCGTACGCCGTCACCCTGTCGAACAGCTCCACGGGATACCCCGGCCGAAACCGTTCGTACGCTTGCGCCACCACTCCGAAGCCACGTGCGCGACCAGACATGCCGAGCATCCTGACATGGGCGCCGCCATCGGTGCCTGATCTTTTGTGCGGCCGGCGACGAGCGGGATGCCTCGCCAGAGGCATGATGCTGTCCGCGTGCGGGCGACCGCCCGTGTCACCCCCAGGGCCAGGAGGCAGGCCGTCCCCGGCGGCCGCCGAGCAACAGCCCAGGCCGCACATAGGTCTGACGCCCAATCAGGCACGTTGTACGGCAATTCAGCGTGGACGGCGCACCGCGTGGCAGGTACCCACCGGGTGGGACGTATCCCCCGGATCTGCACCCGAATCCCCATCCAGCAGGCGGCCATCCCCCTCGTGCAGAACATCGCCGACCCCTCCACCCCTGTGACCGACCCGCGGGAGGCCCTCCGGGCGTTGGGTGGCAGGGCGGGCCTGGTGACAGTGGAGGCGGCGGGACATGGCGTCGACACCTCGTCCGGATGCGTGGCCGGCACCGTCACGCACTTCCTCGACGACCGCGCCCGCCCGGTCTCAGGCGCGTGCCCCGCGACACGATGACGGCGCGGTCACCGTGGCGCGCGGTGTGGTGCGGATCATCGACCAGGACACCGGCGGGAGTTCGGCGGACACGCCGGTGGGTTCGGCCACGTGGCACGTCGAGGAACGCGGTTCGACACGGCGCGGCGCCGCTCTGGAGTTCGTCGCGAGGAGGTCCCGCCCACCGAGGACGACATGCTCGACGACCTCGTGCCCCTCACCGGCCATCCGCAGCCGCAGGGTGGCCGGCCGGTGCTCGTCGC
Encoded proteins:
- a CDS encoding alpha/beta hydrolase, whose translation is MGRIPRICTRIPIQQAAIPLVQNIADPSTPVTDPREALRALGGRAGLVTVEAAGHGVDTSSGCVAGTVTHFLDDRARPVSGACPATR